The following coding sequences lie in one Pseudomonas sp. SL4(2022) genomic window:
- the dapC gene encoding succinyldiaminopimelate transaminase — MNDALNQLQPYPFEKLRALLGSVQVAAGKSPIALSIGEPKHRSPDFVAEALSANLDQLAVYPTTLGIPALREAIANWCGRRFGLPAGVLDPARHVLPVNGTREALFAFTQAVVKRDAGGLVVSPNPFYQIYEGAAFLAGAQPHYLPCLEEHGFNPDFDAVSDDVWQRCQILFLCSPGNPTGALIPLATLKKLIALADQFDFVIAADECYSELYFDEANPPAGLLTACGELGRHDFKRCVVFHSLSKRSNLPGLRSGFVAGDADILKSFLLYRTYHGCAMPVQTQLASVAAWNDEAHVKANRDLYREKFDAVLAILQGVLDVQRPDGGFYLWAKTPIDDETFTRELFAREHVTVVPGSYLSRAVDGHNPGAGRVRMALVAPLAECVAAAERIRDFVKSR, encoded by the coding sequence ATGAATGACGCGTTAAACCAGCTGCAGCCCTACCCGTTCGAAAAGCTTCGCGCCCTGCTCGGCAGCGTACAGGTGGCCGCCGGTAAAAGCCCGATCGCCCTGTCGATTGGTGAGCCAAAACACCGCTCCCCGGATTTTGTTGCCGAAGCACTGAGCGCCAACCTCGACCAGCTGGCGGTCTACCCGACCACCCTGGGTATCCCGGCGCTGCGCGAAGCCATCGCCAACTGGTGTGGTCGCCGCTTCGGCCTGCCGGCCGGCGTGCTCGACCCGGCGCGCCATGTGCTGCCGGTCAACGGCACCCGCGAGGCACTGTTCGCCTTTACCCAGGCCGTAGTCAAACGTGATGCGGGCGGATTGGTGGTCAGCCCCAACCCGTTCTATCAGATCTACGAAGGCGCGGCCTTTCTCGCGGGCGCACAGCCGCACTACCTGCCGTGCTTGGAAGAACATGGCTTCAACCCGGATTTCGATGCGGTCAGCGACGATGTCTGGCAACGCTGCCAAATCCTCTTTCTCTGCTCGCCCGGCAACCCGACCGGCGCACTGATTCCGCTGGCAACGCTGAAAAAGCTGATCGCCCTGGCCGATCAATTCGACTTCGTGATCGCCGCCGACGAGTGCTACAGCGAACTGTATTTCGATGAAGCCAATCCACCAGCCGGCCTGCTGACCGCCTGCGGCGAACTGGGCCGCCACGACTTCAAACGCTGCGTGGTATTCCACAGCCTGTCCAAGCGCTCCAACCTGCCGGGGCTGCGTTCGGGCTTCGTCGCCGGCGACGCCGACATTCTGAAATCTTTTCTGCTGTACCGTACCTACCACGGCTGCGCCATGCCGGTACAAACCCAGCTGGCCAGTGTGGCCGCTTGGAACGATGAAGCCCATGTCAAAGCCAACCGCGACCTGTACCGCGAGAAGTTCGACGCGGTGCTGGCGATTCTGCAAGGCGTGCTGGATGTACAGCGCCCGGACGGTGGTTTTTACCTGTGGGCGAAAACCCCGATAGACGATGAAACATTTACCCGCGAGCTGTTTGCCCGTGAGCATGTCACCGTAGTGCCCGGCTCGTACCTGTCGCGCGCGGTAGACGGCCACAACCCGGGGGCTGGCCGTGTGCGCATGGCGCTGGTCGCACCTCTGGCCGAGTGCGTGGCGGCCGCTGAACGTATCCGTGATTTTGTAAAGAGCCGCTGA
- a CDS encoding ArsC family reductase translates to MSKTLFGIKACDTMKKARTWLDEHGVSYAFHDYKACGIDRGNLEKWCNEHGWETVLNRAGTTFRKLDEAQKSNLDQHKAIELMLAQPSMIKRPVLDLGNKTLVGFKADRYAAELA, encoded by the coding sequence ATGAGCAAGACCCTGTTTGGCATCAAAGCCTGCGACACCATGAAAAAAGCCCGCACCTGGCTCGACGAGCACGGGGTAAGCTACGCCTTTCATGATTACAAAGCCTGCGGCATCGACCGTGGCAACCTGGAAAAGTGGTGCAATGAGCATGGTTGGGAAACCGTCCTGAACCGCGCTGGCACCACCTTCCGCAAGCTGGACGAGGCGCAGAAAAGCAACCTCGACCAGCACAAGGCGATCGAACTGATGCTCGCCCAACCGTCGATGATCAAACGCCCGGTGCTGGATCTCGGCAACAAGACCCTGGTTGGCTTCAAAGCCGACCGTTATGCCGCCGAACTGGCTTGA